Below is a genomic region from Candidatus Binatia bacterium.
GCACGACTACATGGCGTACTACCGCCATCTCAAGACGGCGTTCTTGCACTACGCCGACACGCTCGAAGCTCGCGACGAGCCCCGCGAGTATCCGCTGAAGGTCCGGCACTGCAGCGTCTGCGACTGGAACGATAGTTGCACGCAGCAGCGCGTCGCCGACGATCACCTCAGCCTCGTCGCGTGGATGCGGCGCGACCAGACCGCCAAGTTTGAAGCCGCCGGCATCACCAGCGTCGCGCAGCTGGCGGAGACGCCCGACGAAAAGCGTCCGAACGGGATGACGCCCGAGACGTTCGTCAAGCTGCGCCGCCAGGCGTCGCTGCAAGTGCGCGGCCGCACGAGCCCGCAGCCGATCTACGAGCTGCTCGAACACGCGCCGCCGCTCGGCTTCGCGTTGATGCCGAATCCCGCGCCCGGCGACGTCTTCTTCGACATGGAAGGCGACCCGCTGTACGAGCCGGGCCGCGGTCTCGAATACCTTTTCGGCGTCTGGCTGCCCGACGAGGAACCCAAATACCGCGCCTTCTGGGGAACGACGCGCGACGAGGAGCGTCGCGCATTCGAGAGCTTCATTGATTTCATCGTCGACCGGCGCCGCAAGCATCCGGCGCTGCACGTGTACCACTACGCGAGCTACGAGAAGTCGGCGCTGCGCCGGCTCGCGCAGGAACATACTACCCGCGAGGACCAGGTCGACGACCTGCTGCGCGGCGAGGTGCTCGTCGATCTGTTCGCGGTCGTGCGCCAGGCGCTCGCGATTTCCGAGGACGGTTACGGCCTCAAGAAGCTGGAACGCTTCTACCAGCTGGCCCGCGAGACCGACGTCAAGAAAGGCGACGAGTCGATCGTGATGTTCGAGCGCTGGATGACCGAGCACGACCAGCGCATCCTCGACGACATCAAGGCGTATAACCGCGACGATTGCCGTTCGACGCTACTGCTTCGCGACTGGCTGCTCGAGCGCCGCAAGGAAGCCATCGTAAAATTCGGCGCCGACCTGCCGCTGCGCGACGCGAAGCGACCCGACGAACTATGTCATCCCGAATTCGAGCCGACGTGTGTCAAATGCGTGAAGCGGCGCGACGAGGAGCGCGAGGAGGCTCGGCGCAGCGATGTGGAGCGCACGCTGCTCGCAGGCGTGCTGGCGCCGCGCACCGAGGAAGAGTACGGCCTGATGCACGCCGACAAGCGGGAGCGCTATCTCCTCGCCAATCTGATGGCATATCATCGCCGTGAAGAGAAGCCCGCGTGGTGGGAGTACTACGACCGCTGCGAAAACGTCGACGAGCTGCTCGAGTTCGACAAAACGGCGATCGCCGGGCTGAAGCTGCGCGAAGAGGTCGCACCCTACAAGGTCAGCAGGAGCACGGTCTACACGTACTCGTTTCCAGATCAGCTGCACAAGATGGCGGCCGGCGACGACGCCGACAACCCCCGCACTCACAAGCGCGCCGGAATCATCGTCTCGATCGACGACGACGACAACCTCCTCGCGCTCAAGACCACGGCCGGCCTCGAGACCGCGCGCGCGATACATGAACTGATCCCGGTGGGGCCGCCCTCGTCTCTCCCAAAGCGCAAGGCGCTGGCTCGCCTCGGCAAGGCGTACCTCGAAGGCACGCTGCGGTCCGAATACCCCGCCGCCGCGGACTTGCTGGCCAACCGCGACCCAGTCGTGCGTCGTCGCTGGCACGCGGAGCCTTCCTCCCGTGTCACCCTGAGCTTGTCGAAGGCTGACCTTGCCACGACGCTTCAACCCGCGGAAGTGAACGCCGCAACCGTTTCAGACGTCGTGCAGCGGCTCGAGAACAGTTATCTCTTCATTCAGGGACCGCCGGGCAGCGGTAAGAGCACGATCGGATCGCAGGTAATTTGCGACCTCATCGAGCGCGGCAAACGCGTCGCGGTCACGAGCACGAGCCACAAGGCGATCCACAACCTGCTGCACAAGGTCGAGGCCTGCATCGCCGCGCGCGGCAAGACGTTTCGCGGCCGCTACAAGTACACCAACGGCGATTCGGAATATAAGTCCGATCTCGCCGCGCCGCTGATCGAATCGGTCGAAAAGAACGAGGACCTGGACCGCGACGACTATCAGCTCGCCGGCGGCACTAGCTGGCTCTTCGCCCGCGCGGAGCTGGCGCACAAGTTCGATTACTTGTTCATTGACGAGGCGGGGCAGGTGTCGCTGGCCGACGCGCTCGCCGTCGCGCAGTGCGCGCACAATGTGGTGCTGCTCGGCGATCCGTCGCAGCTCGCGCAGGTGAGCCAGGGACGCCAGCCGCTGCACACCGGCGACTCGGTGCTGCAGCACCTGCTGGGCGAGGAGCAGACCGTGCCGCCGTACCGTGGCATCTTCCTGGACTTCTCGTACCGCATGCAGCCGCAAATCTGCGAGTTCATCTCGGACGCGATGTACGACAACCGCCTCGCGCCGGCTGCAGAGACGAGCGACCACCGGATCATGCTCGGAACGACACAGCTCGCCGGTATCTACTACGAGCCGATCGAGCACAGCGGCAATGGCGCGAGCTCGCCCGAGGAGGCGAACGAGATCGTTCGCCGGATCGCGCTGCTGCGCGAGAAGGGCATGCTCCTCGACTCGCAGCCACCGGAGTCCGCGGGGGTACCGCGCCCGCTGACAGATCGCGACGTAATCGTCGTCACGCCGTACAACGCGCAGCGGCGTCTCATCCAGAGCAAGCTACGCGACGCCGGCCTCGGCGTTCGCGTCGGCACGGTGGACAAGTTCCAGGGGCAGGAGGCCGCGGTGGTCTTCTATTCGATGGCGACGTCGAGCGGCGAGAACGTGCCGCGCGACGTGGAGTTCCTCTTCGAGCGCAACCGCTTCAACGTCGCGATCTCTCGAGCGCGCGCCGCGAGCGTGCTGGTCTGCAGCCCGCGGCTCCTCGACCTCCCGTGCCGCACGCCAGAGCAAATGGCGCTGGTGAACCTGCTCTGCGCGTTCGCCGAGGTAGCGCAGCGCCGGGTCGCGCTAGCGACGGCCTAGCCCCTCGCGGGAACCGCGCTGCTCTCGGCGTCGCGGGCTGGCTGCGGCACCCTTGCGCCTATGCTGCCAGGCTGAATCGTGCTATGCTTGTGACCTCACCTTAGTACGCTTTGACCGTAGGTTCCGTGGCGGCCAACCCGCATTTCCGCGAGAGAAAGGCCAGCCATGACCGCTCCGATGGAGCGCGTCTGGACGCGCATGAAGACCTCGGCAGCCAAAGTCGCCAAGCGTAAGACTTTCATTAGCGTCTCAGAGGCGCAAAGAGCCATACTTACGATGTGCCATCTCGAGAAGACGGCATCTCCACCGCCAGATGCCCTCGAGTATTTGGCCTCAGAATTCGTACGCATGAGCCAGTCTGAATCACCCAACCTCGCCACGCGCGTTAGCGCGTAAGCGCCGACGTAAGGGAGGAACTCACATGCCTGGAATTGCCGAATTTTACTCGATCAACGAATCCAAGAAGCCCGAAGGGAAGCGGGTCCACCACAACAACAGCACCTGCCTAGAGGGGCGCGGCGTTCGCCAAGATGAACGACGCT
It encodes:
- a CDS encoding TM0106 family RecB-like putative nuclease, with protein sequence MQRVDGRFIFAASDLNDYLECKRLAELDSLVARRKIRKPDEVDERKALIRRKGEEHERAYLEAMLARHPDGVERFGRSEPGIENYREAERETLEAMRRGKPIIYQATFFDGQFIGHADFLRRVDGAPSHLGDYSYEVIDTKLGLSARPYYLVQLCNYSEHLERLQGRMPEFGYVVFGDGAEQRFRLHDYMAYYRHLKTAFLHYADTLEARDEPREYPLKVRHCSVCDWNDSCTQQRVADDHLSLVAWMRRDQTAKFEAAGITSVAQLAETPDEKRPNGMTPETFVKLRRQASLQVRGRTSPQPIYELLEHAPPLGFALMPNPAPGDVFFDMEGDPLYEPGRGLEYLFGVWLPDEEPKYRAFWGTTRDEERRAFESFIDFIVDRRRKHPALHVYHYASYEKSALRRLAQEHTTREDQVDDLLRGEVLVDLFAVVRQALAISEDGYGLKKLERFYQLARETDVKKGDESIVMFERWMTEHDQRILDDIKAYNRDDCRSTLLLRDWLLERRKEAIVKFGADLPLRDAKRPDELCHPEFEPTCVKCVKRRDEEREEARRSDVERTLLAGVLAPRTEEEYGLMHADKRERYLLANLMAYHRREEKPAWWEYYDRCENVDELLEFDKTAIAGLKLREEVAPYKVSRSTVYTYSFPDQLHKMAAGDDADNPRTHKRAGIIVSIDDDDNLLALKTTAGLETARAIHELIPVGPPSSLPKRKALARLGKAYLEGTLRSEYPAAADLLANRDPVVRRRWHAEPSSRVTLSLSKADLATTLQPAEVNAATVSDVVQRLENSYLFIQGPPGSGKSTIGSQVICDLIERGKRVAVTSTSHKAIHNLLHKVEACIAARGKTFRGRYKYTNGDSEYKSDLAAPLIESVEKNEDLDRDDYQLAGGTSWLFARAELAHKFDYLFIDEAGQVSLADALAVAQCAHNVVLLGDPSQLAQVSQGRQPLHTGDSVLQHLLGEEQTVPPYRGIFLDFSYRMQPQICEFISDAMYDNRLAPAAETSDHRIMLGTTQLAGIYYEPIEHSGNGASSPEEANEIVRRIALLREKGMLLDSQPPESAGVPRPLTDRDVIVVTPYNAQRRLIQSKLRDAGLGVRVGTVDKFQGQEAAVVFYSMATSSGENVPRDVEFLFERNRFNVAISRARAASVLVCSPRLLDLPCRTPEQMALVNLLCAFAEVAQRRVALATA